One Urocitellus parryii isolate mUroPar1 chromosome 8, mUroPar1.hap1, whole genome shotgun sequence DNA window includes the following coding sequences:
- the Syncrip gene encoding heterogeneous nuclear ribonucleoprotein Q isoform X3 encodes MLSRAGLREAPLSSWGNRVSPGRLPHSSPADPAEQRSAGLPAAPLPRGPIVCLAPPRGTRAPAASRARRARGGGGVDTAWNDYAAAAPGRGPAHRPISGNMATEHVNGNGTEEPMDTTSAVIHSENFQTLLDAGLPQKVAEKLDEIYVAGLVAHSDLDERAIEALKEFNEDGALAVLQQFKDSDLSHVQNKSAFLCGVMKTYRQREKQGTKVADSSKGPDEAKIKALLERTGYTLDVTTGQRKYGGPPPDSVYSGQQPSVGTEIFVGKIPRDLFEDELVPLFEKAGPIWDLRLMMDPLTGLNRGYAFVTFCTKEAAQEAVKLYNNHEIRSGKHIGVCISVANNRLFVGSIPKSKTKEQILEEFSKVTEGLTDVILYHQPDDKKKNRGFCFLEYEDHKTAAQARRRLMSGKVKVWGNVGTVEWADPIEDPDPEVMAKVKVLFVRNLANTVTEEILEKAFSQFGKLERVKKLKDYAFIHFDERDGAVKAMEEMNGKDLEGENIEIVFAKPPDQKRKERKAQRQAAKNQMYDDYYYYGPPHMPPPTRGRGRGGRGGYGYPPDYYGYEDYYDYYGYDYHNYRGGYEDPYYGYEDFQVGARGRGGRGARGAAPSRGRGAAPPRGRAGYSQRGGPGSARGVRGARGGAQQQRGRGGKGVEAGPDLLQ; translated from the exons ATGCTGAGCCGTGCGGGGCTCCGGGAAGCCCCACTGTCCAGTTGGGGAAACCGGGTCTCCCCAGGGAGACTCCCGCACTCCAGTCCCGCCGACCCAGCAGAGCAAAGATCCGCGGGTCTCCCCGCCGCTCCCCTCCCCCGCGGCCCCATTGTCTGCCTCGCCCCGCCCCGGGGGACACGTGCGCCTGCAGCTTCCCGAGCGAGAAGAGCGCGGGGTGGCGGCGGCGTGGACACCGCCTGGAACGACTACGCGGCGGCGGCGCCGGGGCGGGGGCCGGCGCACCGACCG ATCTCTGGAAACATGGCTACAGAACATGTTAATGGAAATGGTACTGAAGAGCCCATGGATACTACTTCTGCAGTTATCCATTCAGAAAATTTTCAGACATTGCTTGATGCTGGTTTACCACAGAAAGTTGCTGAAAAACTAGATGAAATTTACGTTGCAG GGCTAGTTGCACATAGTGATTTAGATGAAAGAGCTATCGAAGCTTTAAAAGAGTTCAATGAAGACGGCGCATTGGCAGTTCTTCAACAGTTTAAAGACAGTGATCTCTCTCATGTTCAG AACAAAAGTGCCTTTTTATGTGGAGTCATGAAGACTTATAGGCAGAGAGAAAAACAGGGGACCAAAGTTGCAGATTCTAGTAAAGGACCAGATGAAGCAAAAATTAAG GCACTCTTGGAAAGAACAGGCTACACACTTGATGTGACCACTGGACAGAGGAAGTATGGGGGACCGCCTCCAGATTCCGTTTATTCAGGTCAGCAGCCTTCTGTTGGCACTGAG ATATTTGTGGGGAAGATCCCAAGAGATCTGTTTGAGGATGAGCTTGTTCCATTATTTGAGAAAGCTGGACCTATATGGGATCTTCGTCTAATGATGGATCCACTCACTGGTCTCAATAGAGGTTATGCGTTTGTCACTTTTTGTACAAAAgaagcagctcaagaggctgttAAATTG taTAATAATCATGAAATTCGTTCTGGAAAACACATTGGTGTCTGCATCTCAGTTGCCAACAATAGGCTTTTTGTGGGCTCTATTCCTAAAAGTAAAACCAAGGAACAGATTCTTGAAGAATTTAGCAAAGTAACAG AGGGTCTTACAGACGTCATTTTATACCACCAACcggatgacaagaaaaaaaacagaggctTTTGCTTTCTTGAATATGAAGATCACAAAACAGCGGCCCAGGCAAGGCGTAGGTTAATGAGTGGTAAAGTCAAGGTCTGGGGAAATGTTGGAACTGTTGAATGGGCAGATCCCATAGAAGATCCTGATCCTGAAGTTATGGCAAAG gTAAAAGTGCTGTTTGTACGCAACCTTGCCAATACCGTAACAGAAGAGATTTTAGAAAAGGCATTTAGTCAGTTTGGGAAACTGGAACGAGTGAAGAAACTAAAAGATTatgctttcattcattttgatgAACGAGATGGTGCTGTCAAg GCTATGgaagaaatgaatggaaaagaCTTGGAgggagaaaatattgaaattgttTTTGCTAAGCCACCagatcagaaaaggaaagaaagaaaagctcagaGGCAAGCAGCAAAGAATCAAAT gtatGATGATTACTACTATTATGGTCCACCTCATATGCCCCCTCCAACAAGAGGTCGAGGGCGTGGAGGTAGAGGTGGTTATGGATATCCTCCAGATTATTATGGATATGAagattattatgattattatggCTATGATTACCATAACTATCGTGGTGGATATGAAGATCCATACTATGGTTATGAAGATTTTCAAGTTGGAGCTAGAGGAAGGGGTGGTAGAGGAGCAAGGGGTGCTGCTCCATCCAGAGGTCGCGGGGCTGCTCCTCCCCGAGGTAGAGCCGGTTATTCACAGAGAGGAGGTCCTGGATCAGCAAGAGGCGTTCGTGGTGCGAGAGGAGGTGCCCAACAACAAAGAGGCCGCGGG
- the Syncrip gene encoding heterogeneous nuclear ribonucleoprotein Q isoform X1: MLSRAGLREAPLSSWGNRVSPGRLPHSSPADPAEQRSAGLPAAPLPRGPIVCLAPPRGTRAPAASRARRARGGGGVDTAWNDYAAAAPGRGPAHRPISGNMATEHVNGNGTEEPMDTTSAVIHSENFQTLLDAGLPQKVAEKLDEIYVAGLVAHSDLDERAIEALKEFNEDGALAVLQQFKDSDLSHVQNKSAFLCGVMKTYRQREKQGTKVADSSKGPDEAKIKALLERTGYTLDVTTGQRKYGGPPPDSVYSGQQPSVGTEIFVGKIPRDLFEDELVPLFEKAGPIWDLRLMMDPLTGLNRGYAFVTFCTKEAAQEAVKLYNNHEIRSGKHIGVCISVANNRLFVGSIPKSKTKEQILEEFSKVTEGLTDVILYHQPDDKKKNRGFCFLEYEDHKTAAQARRRLMSGKVKVWGNVGTVEWADPIEDPDPEVMAKVKVLFVRNLANTVTEEILEKAFSQFGKLERVKKLKDYAFIHFDERDGAVKAMEEMNGKDLEGENIEIVFAKPPDQKRKERKAQRQAAKNQMYDDYYYYGPPHMPPPTRGRGRGGRGGYGYPPDYYGYEDYYDYYGYDYHNYRGGYEDPYYGYEDFQVGARGRGGRGARGAAPSRGRGAAPPRGRAGYSQRGGPGSARGVRGARGGAQQQRGRGVRGARGGRGGNVGGKRKADGYNQPDSKRRQTNNQNWGSQPIAQQPLQGGDHSGNYGYKSENQEFYQDTFGQQWK; this comes from the exons ATGCTGAGCCGTGCGGGGCTCCGGGAAGCCCCACTGTCCAGTTGGGGAAACCGGGTCTCCCCAGGGAGACTCCCGCACTCCAGTCCCGCCGACCCAGCAGAGCAAAGATCCGCGGGTCTCCCCGCCGCTCCCCTCCCCCGCGGCCCCATTGTCTGCCTCGCCCCGCCCCGGGGGACACGTGCGCCTGCAGCTTCCCGAGCGAGAAGAGCGCGGGGTGGCGGCGGCGTGGACACCGCCTGGAACGACTACGCGGCGGCGGCGCCGGGGCGGGGGCCGGCGCACCGACCG ATCTCTGGAAACATGGCTACAGAACATGTTAATGGAAATGGTACTGAAGAGCCCATGGATACTACTTCTGCAGTTATCCATTCAGAAAATTTTCAGACATTGCTTGATGCTGGTTTACCACAGAAAGTTGCTGAAAAACTAGATGAAATTTACGTTGCAG GGCTAGTTGCACATAGTGATTTAGATGAAAGAGCTATCGAAGCTTTAAAAGAGTTCAATGAAGACGGCGCATTGGCAGTTCTTCAACAGTTTAAAGACAGTGATCTCTCTCATGTTCAG AACAAAAGTGCCTTTTTATGTGGAGTCATGAAGACTTATAGGCAGAGAGAAAAACAGGGGACCAAAGTTGCAGATTCTAGTAAAGGACCAGATGAAGCAAAAATTAAG GCACTCTTGGAAAGAACAGGCTACACACTTGATGTGACCACTGGACAGAGGAAGTATGGGGGACCGCCTCCAGATTCCGTTTATTCAGGTCAGCAGCCTTCTGTTGGCACTGAG ATATTTGTGGGGAAGATCCCAAGAGATCTGTTTGAGGATGAGCTTGTTCCATTATTTGAGAAAGCTGGACCTATATGGGATCTTCGTCTAATGATGGATCCACTCACTGGTCTCAATAGAGGTTATGCGTTTGTCACTTTTTGTACAAAAgaagcagctcaagaggctgttAAATTG taTAATAATCATGAAATTCGTTCTGGAAAACACATTGGTGTCTGCATCTCAGTTGCCAACAATAGGCTTTTTGTGGGCTCTATTCCTAAAAGTAAAACCAAGGAACAGATTCTTGAAGAATTTAGCAAAGTAACAG AGGGTCTTACAGACGTCATTTTATACCACCAACcggatgacaagaaaaaaaacagaggctTTTGCTTTCTTGAATATGAAGATCACAAAACAGCGGCCCAGGCAAGGCGTAGGTTAATGAGTGGTAAAGTCAAGGTCTGGGGAAATGTTGGAACTGTTGAATGGGCAGATCCCATAGAAGATCCTGATCCTGAAGTTATGGCAAAG gTAAAAGTGCTGTTTGTACGCAACCTTGCCAATACCGTAACAGAAGAGATTTTAGAAAAGGCATTTAGTCAGTTTGGGAAACTGGAACGAGTGAAGAAACTAAAAGATTatgctttcattcattttgatgAACGAGATGGTGCTGTCAAg GCTATGgaagaaatgaatggaaaagaCTTGGAgggagaaaatattgaaattgttTTTGCTAAGCCACCagatcagaaaaggaaagaaagaaaagctcagaGGCAAGCAGCAAAGAATCAAAT gtatGATGATTACTACTATTATGGTCCACCTCATATGCCCCCTCCAACAAGAGGTCGAGGGCGTGGAGGTAGAGGTGGTTATGGATATCCTCCAGATTATTATGGATATGAagattattatgattattatggCTATGATTACCATAACTATCGTGGTGGATATGAAGATCCATACTATGGTTATGAAGATTTTCAAGTTGGAGCTAGAGGAAGGGGTGGTAGAGGAGCAAGGGGTGCTGCTCCATCCAGAGGTCGCGGGGCTGCTCCTCCCCGAGGTAGAGCCGGTTATTCACAGAGAGGAGGTCCTGGATCAGCAAGAGGCGTTCGTGGTGCGAGAGGAGGTGCCCAACAACAAAGAGGCCGCGGGGTACGTGGTGCGAGGGGTGGCCGCGGTGGAAATGTAGGAGGAAAGCGCAAAGCTGATGGGTACAACCAGCCAGATTCCAAGCGGCGCCAGACCAATAATCAGAACTGGGGCTCCCAACCCATTGCTCAGCAACCGCTCCAAGGTGGTGATCATTCTGGTAACTATGGTTACAAATCTGAAAACCAGGAGTTTTATCAGGATACTTTTGGGCAACAGTGGAAGTAG
- the Syncrip gene encoding heterogeneous nuclear ribonucleoprotein Q isoform X2, with the protein MLSRAGLREAPLSSWGNRVSPGRLPHSSPADPAEQRSAGLPAAPLPRGPIVCLAPPRGTRAPAASRARRARGGGGVDTAWNDYAAAAPGRGPAHRPISGNMATEHVNGNGTEEPMDTTSAVIHSENFQTLLDAGLPQKVAEKLDEIYVAGLVAHSDLDERAIEALKEFNEDGALAVLQQFKDSDLSHVQNKSAFLCGVMKTYRQREKQGTKVADSSKGPDEAKIKALLERTGYTLDVTTGQRKYGGPPPDSVYSGQQPSVGTEIFVGKIPRDLFEDELVPLFEKAGPIWDLRLMMDPLTGLNRGYAFVTFCTKEAAQEAVKLYNNHEIRSGKHIGVCISVANNRLFVGSIPKSKTKEQILEEFSKVTEGLTDVILYHQPDDKKKNRGFCFLEYEDHKTAAQARRRLMSGKVKVWGNVGTVEWADPIEDPDPEVMAKVKVLFVRNLANTVTEEILEKAFSQFGKLERVKKLKDYAFIHFDERDGAVKAMEEMNGKDLEGENIEIVFAKPPDQKRKERKAQRQAAKNQMYDDYYYYGPPHMPPPTRGRGRGGRGGYGYPPDYYGYEDYYDYYGYDYHNYRGGYEDPYYGYEDFQVGARGRGGRGARGAAPSRGRGAAPPRGRAGYSQRGGPGSARGVRGARGGAQQQRGRGQGKGVEAGPDLLQ; encoded by the exons ATGCTGAGCCGTGCGGGGCTCCGGGAAGCCCCACTGTCCAGTTGGGGAAACCGGGTCTCCCCAGGGAGACTCCCGCACTCCAGTCCCGCCGACCCAGCAGAGCAAAGATCCGCGGGTCTCCCCGCCGCTCCCCTCCCCCGCGGCCCCATTGTCTGCCTCGCCCCGCCCCGGGGGACACGTGCGCCTGCAGCTTCCCGAGCGAGAAGAGCGCGGGGTGGCGGCGGCGTGGACACCGCCTGGAACGACTACGCGGCGGCGGCGCCGGGGCGGGGGCCGGCGCACCGACCG ATCTCTGGAAACATGGCTACAGAACATGTTAATGGAAATGGTACTGAAGAGCCCATGGATACTACTTCTGCAGTTATCCATTCAGAAAATTTTCAGACATTGCTTGATGCTGGTTTACCACAGAAAGTTGCTGAAAAACTAGATGAAATTTACGTTGCAG GGCTAGTTGCACATAGTGATTTAGATGAAAGAGCTATCGAAGCTTTAAAAGAGTTCAATGAAGACGGCGCATTGGCAGTTCTTCAACAGTTTAAAGACAGTGATCTCTCTCATGTTCAG AACAAAAGTGCCTTTTTATGTGGAGTCATGAAGACTTATAGGCAGAGAGAAAAACAGGGGACCAAAGTTGCAGATTCTAGTAAAGGACCAGATGAAGCAAAAATTAAG GCACTCTTGGAAAGAACAGGCTACACACTTGATGTGACCACTGGACAGAGGAAGTATGGGGGACCGCCTCCAGATTCCGTTTATTCAGGTCAGCAGCCTTCTGTTGGCACTGAG ATATTTGTGGGGAAGATCCCAAGAGATCTGTTTGAGGATGAGCTTGTTCCATTATTTGAGAAAGCTGGACCTATATGGGATCTTCGTCTAATGATGGATCCACTCACTGGTCTCAATAGAGGTTATGCGTTTGTCACTTTTTGTACAAAAgaagcagctcaagaggctgttAAATTG taTAATAATCATGAAATTCGTTCTGGAAAACACATTGGTGTCTGCATCTCAGTTGCCAACAATAGGCTTTTTGTGGGCTCTATTCCTAAAAGTAAAACCAAGGAACAGATTCTTGAAGAATTTAGCAAAGTAACAG AGGGTCTTACAGACGTCATTTTATACCACCAACcggatgacaagaaaaaaaacagaggctTTTGCTTTCTTGAATATGAAGATCACAAAACAGCGGCCCAGGCAAGGCGTAGGTTAATGAGTGGTAAAGTCAAGGTCTGGGGAAATGTTGGAACTGTTGAATGGGCAGATCCCATAGAAGATCCTGATCCTGAAGTTATGGCAAAG gTAAAAGTGCTGTTTGTACGCAACCTTGCCAATACCGTAACAGAAGAGATTTTAGAAAAGGCATTTAGTCAGTTTGGGAAACTGGAACGAGTGAAGAAACTAAAAGATTatgctttcattcattttgatgAACGAGATGGTGCTGTCAAg GCTATGgaagaaatgaatggaaaagaCTTGGAgggagaaaatattgaaattgttTTTGCTAAGCCACCagatcagaaaaggaaagaaagaaaagctcagaGGCAAGCAGCAAAGAATCAAAT gtatGATGATTACTACTATTATGGTCCACCTCATATGCCCCCTCCAACAAGAGGTCGAGGGCGTGGAGGTAGAGGTGGTTATGGATATCCTCCAGATTATTATGGATATGAagattattatgattattatggCTATGATTACCATAACTATCGTGGTGGATATGAAGATCCATACTATGGTTATGAAGATTTTCAAGTTGGAGCTAGAGGAAGGGGTGGTAGAGGAGCAAGGGGTGCTGCTCCATCCAGAGGTCGCGGGGCTGCTCCTCCCCGAGGTAGAGCCGGTTATTCACAGAGAGGAGGTCCTGGATCAGCAAGAGGCGTTCGTGGTGCGAGAGGAGGTGCCCAACAACAAAGAGGCCGCGGG
- the Syncrip gene encoding heterogeneous nuclear ribonucleoprotein Q isoform X5 encodes MATEHVNGNGTEEPMDTTSAVIHSENFQTLLDAGLPQKVAEKLDEIYVAGLVAHSDLDERAIEALKEFNEDGALAVLQQFKDSDLSHVQNKSAFLCGVMKTYRQREKQGTKVADSSKGPDEAKIKALLERTGYTLDVTTGQRKYGGPPPDSVYSGQQPSVGTEIFVGKIPRDLFEDELVPLFEKAGPIWDLRLMMDPLTGLNRGYAFVTFCTKEAAQEAVKLYNNHEIRSGKHIGVCISVANNRLFVGSIPKSKTKEQILEEFSKVTEGLTDVILYHQPDDKKKNRGFCFLEYEDHKTAAQARRRLMSGKVKVWGNVGTVEWADPIEDPDPEVMAKVKVLFVRNLANTVTEEILEKAFSQFGKLERVKKLKDYAFIHFDERDGAVKAMEEMNGKDLEGENIEIVFAKPPDQKRKERKAQRQAAKNQMYDDYYYYGPPHMPPPTRGRGRGGRGGYGYPPDYYGYEDYYDYYGYDYHNYRGGYEDPYYGYEDFQVGARGRGGRGARGAAPSRGRGAAPPRGRAGYSQRGGPGSARGVRGARGGAQQQRGRGVRGARGGRGGNVGGKRKADGYNQPDSKRRQTNNQNWGSQPIAQQPLQGGDHSGNYGYKSENQEFYQDTFGQQWK; translated from the exons ATGGCTACAGAACATGTTAATGGAAATGGTACTGAAGAGCCCATGGATACTACTTCTGCAGTTATCCATTCAGAAAATTTTCAGACATTGCTTGATGCTGGTTTACCACAGAAAGTTGCTGAAAAACTAGATGAAATTTACGTTGCAG GGCTAGTTGCACATAGTGATTTAGATGAAAGAGCTATCGAAGCTTTAAAAGAGTTCAATGAAGACGGCGCATTGGCAGTTCTTCAACAGTTTAAAGACAGTGATCTCTCTCATGTTCAG AACAAAAGTGCCTTTTTATGTGGAGTCATGAAGACTTATAGGCAGAGAGAAAAACAGGGGACCAAAGTTGCAGATTCTAGTAAAGGACCAGATGAAGCAAAAATTAAG GCACTCTTGGAAAGAACAGGCTACACACTTGATGTGACCACTGGACAGAGGAAGTATGGGGGACCGCCTCCAGATTCCGTTTATTCAGGTCAGCAGCCTTCTGTTGGCACTGAG ATATTTGTGGGGAAGATCCCAAGAGATCTGTTTGAGGATGAGCTTGTTCCATTATTTGAGAAAGCTGGACCTATATGGGATCTTCGTCTAATGATGGATCCACTCACTGGTCTCAATAGAGGTTATGCGTTTGTCACTTTTTGTACAAAAgaagcagctcaagaggctgttAAATTG taTAATAATCATGAAATTCGTTCTGGAAAACACATTGGTGTCTGCATCTCAGTTGCCAACAATAGGCTTTTTGTGGGCTCTATTCCTAAAAGTAAAACCAAGGAACAGATTCTTGAAGAATTTAGCAAAGTAACAG AGGGTCTTACAGACGTCATTTTATACCACCAACcggatgacaagaaaaaaaacagaggctTTTGCTTTCTTGAATATGAAGATCACAAAACAGCGGCCCAGGCAAGGCGTAGGTTAATGAGTGGTAAAGTCAAGGTCTGGGGAAATGTTGGAACTGTTGAATGGGCAGATCCCATAGAAGATCCTGATCCTGAAGTTATGGCAAAG gTAAAAGTGCTGTTTGTACGCAACCTTGCCAATACCGTAACAGAAGAGATTTTAGAAAAGGCATTTAGTCAGTTTGGGAAACTGGAACGAGTGAAGAAACTAAAAGATTatgctttcattcattttgatgAACGAGATGGTGCTGTCAAg GCTATGgaagaaatgaatggaaaagaCTTGGAgggagaaaatattgaaattgttTTTGCTAAGCCACCagatcagaaaaggaaagaaagaaaagctcagaGGCAAGCAGCAAAGAATCAAAT gtatGATGATTACTACTATTATGGTCCACCTCATATGCCCCCTCCAACAAGAGGTCGAGGGCGTGGAGGTAGAGGTGGTTATGGATATCCTCCAGATTATTATGGATATGAagattattatgattattatggCTATGATTACCATAACTATCGTGGTGGATATGAAGATCCATACTATGGTTATGAAGATTTTCAAGTTGGAGCTAGAGGAAGGGGTGGTAGAGGAGCAAGGGGTGCTGCTCCATCCAGAGGTCGCGGGGCTGCTCCTCCCCGAGGTAGAGCCGGTTATTCACAGAGAGGAGGTCCTGGATCAGCAAGAGGCGTTCGTGGTGCGAGAGGAGGTGCCCAACAACAAAGAGGCCGCGGGGTACGTGGTGCGAGGGGTGGCCGCGGTGGAAATGTAGGAGGAAAGCGCAAAGCTGATGGGTACAACCAGCCAGATTCCAAGCGGCGCCAGACCAATAATCAGAACTGGGGCTCCCAACCCATTGCTCAGCAACCGCTCCAAGGTGGTGATCATTCTGGTAACTATGGTTACAAATCTGAAAACCAGGAGTTTTATCAGGATACTTTTGGGCAACAGTGGAAGTAG
- the Syncrip gene encoding heterogeneous nuclear ribonucleoprotein Q isoform X4, with protein sequence MKTYRQREKQGTKVADSSKGPDEAKIKALLERTGYTLDVTTGQRKYGGPPPDSVYSGQQPSVGTEIFVGKIPRDLFEDELVPLFEKAGPIWDLRLMMDPLTGLNRGYAFVTFCTKEAAQEAVKLYNNHEIRSGKHIGVCISVANNRLFVGSIPKSKTKEQILEEFSKVTEGLTDVILYHQPDDKKKNRGFCFLEYEDHKTAAQARRRLMSGKVKVWGNVGTVEWADPIEDPDPEVMAKVKVLFVRNLANTVTEEILEKAFSQFGKLERVKKLKDYAFIHFDERDGAVKAMEEMNGKDLEGENIEIVFAKPPDQKRKERKAQRQAAKNQMYDDYYYYGPPHMPPPTRGRGRGGRGGYGYPPDYYGYEDYYDYYGYDYHNYRGGYEDPYYGYEDFQVGARGRGGRGARGAAPSRGRGAAPPRGRAGYSQRGGPGSARGVRGARGGAQQQRGRGVRGARGGRGGNVGGKRKADGYNQPDSKRRQTNNQNWGSQPIAQQPLQGGDHSGNYGYKSENQEFYQDTFGQQWK encoded by the exons ATGAAGACTTATAGGCAGAGAGAAAAACAGGGGACCAAAGTTGCAGATTCTAGTAAAGGACCAGATGAAGCAAAAATTAAG GCACTCTTGGAAAGAACAGGCTACACACTTGATGTGACCACTGGACAGAGGAAGTATGGGGGACCGCCTCCAGATTCCGTTTATTCAGGTCAGCAGCCTTCTGTTGGCACTGAG ATATTTGTGGGGAAGATCCCAAGAGATCTGTTTGAGGATGAGCTTGTTCCATTATTTGAGAAAGCTGGACCTATATGGGATCTTCGTCTAATGATGGATCCACTCACTGGTCTCAATAGAGGTTATGCGTTTGTCACTTTTTGTACAAAAgaagcagctcaagaggctgttAAATTG taTAATAATCATGAAATTCGTTCTGGAAAACACATTGGTGTCTGCATCTCAGTTGCCAACAATAGGCTTTTTGTGGGCTCTATTCCTAAAAGTAAAACCAAGGAACAGATTCTTGAAGAATTTAGCAAAGTAACAG AGGGTCTTACAGACGTCATTTTATACCACCAACcggatgacaagaaaaaaaacagaggctTTTGCTTTCTTGAATATGAAGATCACAAAACAGCGGCCCAGGCAAGGCGTAGGTTAATGAGTGGTAAAGTCAAGGTCTGGGGAAATGTTGGAACTGTTGAATGGGCAGATCCCATAGAAGATCCTGATCCTGAAGTTATGGCAAAG gTAAAAGTGCTGTTTGTACGCAACCTTGCCAATACCGTAACAGAAGAGATTTTAGAAAAGGCATTTAGTCAGTTTGGGAAACTGGAACGAGTGAAGAAACTAAAAGATTatgctttcattcattttgatgAACGAGATGGTGCTGTCAAg GCTATGgaagaaatgaatggaaaagaCTTGGAgggagaaaatattgaaattgttTTTGCTAAGCCACCagatcagaaaaggaaagaaagaaaagctcagaGGCAAGCAGCAAAGAATCAAAT gtatGATGATTACTACTATTATGGTCCACCTCATATGCCCCCTCCAACAAGAGGTCGAGGGCGTGGAGGTAGAGGTGGTTATGGATATCCTCCAGATTATTATGGATATGAagattattatgattattatggCTATGATTACCATAACTATCGTGGTGGATATGAAGATCCATACTATGGTTATGAAGATTTTCAAGTTGGAGCTAGAGGAAGGGGTGGTAGAGGAGCAAGGGGTGCTGCTCCATCCAGAGGTCGCGGGGCTGCTCCTCCCCGAGGTAGAGCCGGTTATTCACAGAGAGGAGGTCCTGGATCAGCAAGAGGCGTTCGTGGTGCGAGAGGAGGTGCCCAACAACAAAGAGGCCGCGGGGTACGTGGTGCGAGGGGTGGCCGCGGTGGAAATGTAGGAGGAAAGCGCAAAGCTGATGGGTACAACCAGCCAGATTCCAAGCGGCGCCAGACCAATAATCAGAACTGGGGCTCCCAACCCATTGCTCAGCAACCGCTCCAAGGTGGTGATCATTCTGGTAACTATGGTTACAAATCTGAAAACCAGGAGTTTTATCAGGATACTTTTGGGCAACAGTGGAAGTAG